Within the Catalinimonas niigatensis genome, the region TCTGCTATCAAAAAACCTGCATGCAAAGTGTTGGGAGTCCAATCTAAGGCTAATCTGATTTTCATGGTATTTTAGTTTAAAAAGTTTAGAGTTTAGCATGGCACAGGGCCTGTTGCTAAACTCCAAACACATAGATTTATATAAAAATGCGTGCTCAACAATATTCAAGTAAAATAAAAACCATTAAAACCTTAACCGTAAGATGGCATAGAAGTTACGCGGAGGTTGCACAAAATAGCCTGGTACCAGTGCTCCGTTATAATCCACCGACTCTCCATAGCTATAGTATTGGTTGTCCAGCAGATTATTCAATTGCAGGCTCAAAGAATGTTTTCCCAAAGAAAATGTCGCTCTTGCATCCAGCAAAAAGAACTCAGGCAGCACCAGGTTCTCCCGATTGGTAGGCTCCAGGTAAGATTCACTTACATAGCGCGGACTCAACGCTACAGATAACCAAGACTGCGGACGATACTCCAGACTGGCATTGACAATCCATTCGGGGCTGATCACCGGCTCCACATCGGTATAGACCTGATCTGCATCTTCGGGAGCATATTCATCGATCTGGCTTTGCATATAAGTCACATCTCCACTAAAGGAAAATTGGGTAATGGGTCGGTACTCCCAATCTACTTCTATGCCCCGGCGGTAGCTGCTCGGCACATTCTTGCGTAGTTGAATAAATCCTTCAGGAATGGCTTGTCCAATGGCTGCAATCTCATTCTCAAACTGCATGTAGAAAAGATTGGCCTGGCCAGACAGCTGGCCGTTATTTACACGCACTCCACCTTCAAAATCATTGACATATTCAGCCTGTACAGCATCCGGATCCTGAGCATCGGCCAAATTGAATGGATTGATTTGCGCGGCGCCCAGAATATCAGTACGAGTGGGTTCTCGCCCACTTCTTCCAAAAGAAGCATAGAGATTGGCGCTATTGTTTAGTTCGTAAGTCACTCCCACTTTTGGGTTAAAGAAAGTCCAGCTGCGGGTAGGAATAGTGGCTGTCTGACCCAGGAAAGCTTCATCTACACTCATATCTAACTGTACCGTACGAAACTGTAAATCGCCAAAAAGAATCAGCTTGCCTACCTCATAACTGGCCTTGGCAAACAAACTCAGTTCGTCTTTTCGCGACTCATCCTGATAATAGGGTGTGGCATAGTTAGGAATGATAGATTCTATGTTTTCCCGCAAAAAAGAATAGGCATGTACTCCACCATTGATATCCCATCGGCCATTAACTGACTGATGATTCAGATAAGACATAAAGCCGTAATGATCATTAAAAAGCGGATAATTGATCTGCATAAAATTGCCTTCCTCATCGGGGAAGCCTGCCGGAAAATCACCTCCCGCTCCTCCATAATAAATTGAGGATACTAGTGAAGTCTGCTGGCTCAGAAAACGAGTGTATTCCAACTGAATCAGATGCTGTCCAAAGTCATCGGTATCATTTTCTGAGACATAGTTTGTGCGAGGATCAGCCTCAATATCCGGCAAGGCTACCGGTAGATAAGCCAGTTCGTTTTTGGTACGACCGGTAAAGCCGGTAATTTTTACCATGTCTTTCTCACCAAAATAACCTCCCGAAAAGAAAAATGAGTATGCATCCGTACCTGAATGACGGCGGTAGCCCTCCGATGTAGTCCGGGTAAAGCGGGTGTAGAAGGCAAATTTATCGTTCAGCAGCCCTGTTTTTACTTCACCACTGGTACGATAGGTACCAAAAGAACCACCCAGCAGTTGTACTTCTGCACTGGCTACACTATCTCTAAGATTGACTGATTCAAAGTTGATGGAGCCTGCGTAAGAAGCTGTTCCATTCGTGCTGGTACCCACTCCACGCTGTACCTGTACTGACTCTATGCTATTGCCAAAGTCCGTAAAGTTGGAAAAATATACACCCTGATCTATCATATCATTGAGGGGTACACCATTCAGTGTGATATTGATCCGCTTCTGCTCCATGCCCCGCAAGCGCATCTGCCCATAATTGGTTAGATTGGTACCTGACTCGGAATACGCCAGAATAGATGGGGTCTTTCTTTCCAGCACAAAAAGTGCATCCTGACCTACGTAAATTTCTTCAATATCCTGCCGTGAAATGGTTTTCTGCGTAACCGGTATTTTCTGGTCAGCGCGAATGGCTCTGATCATTACTTCTTCCAGAGAGCGTGCCACAGAAAGGCTAAAATTCTGAGTTACACTTCCTACTTCAGTGCTTAAAGTCACTTCCTGTGTCTGAAAACCGACAAAGCTCACTTTAAGCGTAGCCGGTGTCTGATCTACCTGAAGACGATATTCTCCTTCGGAATTAGTGATGGTACCTTGAGTGGTACCTGCAATGGTCACATTAGCACCTGCTAATGATTCGTTGGTCTGCGCATCCGTTACTTTTCCAGTAACGTTTAGCTGCGCCCATGCTGCTACTGGCAACAAACAGCCTACCAGCAGCTGCAATAGAAAAATTCTCATGTTAAAAAACTTAAAATGGTTAGTAAACAGGAAGCCAGGGGATAGCTCCCAAATCTTTATTTACCATACCTTCCCTTCGCCCGCATTACCGAGATCAGGTTCAATGGGTATAATCTCAGCCCGTATGATAGGGCACCCCTTATTCTTAGTAAAGCAACAAAGCTATGAAGGAAATGTTAAGGAAACAAAGACTGAATTATTTCTGCTGCAGTTTGCAGTCTTTTTTCTTCCACTCCCCAGATTTCCCGTACAGATTCAGCGGATAACTCTTGCCGGTAAATTTCAAATAGCTTATCCCGATCATTGGGGTTTTCACGCTGCGGATCGTCCACCCAGGGGAGGTCAGGTGCACAAAGTAAGTAGAGGTCTGCCTTACGCTTTTGGTACTGCTCAATAATCCAGGGATGGCACCTTTTGAATTTAAATTCACTCCATATTTTGATCACTTCCAGGCTGGTATCGCAAAAATAAAGCTGTTTGGCCTGCCAGGCGTATTTATTCTCTCGCT harbors:
- a CDS encoding TonB-dependent receptor; translated protein: MRIFLLQLLVGCLLPVAAWAQLNVTGKVTDAQTNESLAGANVTIAGTTQGTITNSEGEYRLQVDQTPATLKVSFVGFQTQEVTLSTEVGSVTQNFSLSVARSLEEVMIRAIRADQKIPVTQKTISRQDIEEIYVGQDALFVLERKTPSILAYSESGTNLTNYGQMRLRGMEQKRINITLNGVPLNDMIDQGVYFSNFTDFGNSIESVQVQRGVGTSTNGTASYAGSINFESVNLRDSVASAEVQLLGGSFGTYRTSGEVKTGLLNDKFAFYTRFTRTTSEGYRRHSGTDAYSFFFSGGYFGEKDMVKITGFTGRTKNELAYLPVALPDIEADPRTNYVSENDTDDFGQHLIQLEYTRFLSQQTSLVSSIYYGGAGGDFPAGFPDEEGNFMQINYPLFNDHYGFMSYLNHQSVNGRWDINGGVHAYSFLRENIESIIPNYATPYYQDESRKDELSLFAKASYEVGKLILFGDLQFRTVQLDMSVDEAFLGQTATIPTRSWTFFNPKVGVTYELNNSANLYASFGRSGREPTRTDILGAAQINPFNLADAQDPDAVQAEYVNDFEGGVRVNNGQLSGQANLFYMQFENEIAAIGQAIPEGFIQLRKNVPSSYRRGIEVDWEYRPITQFSFSGDVTYMQSQIDEYAPEDADQVYTDVEPVISPEWIVNASLEYRPQSWLSVALSPRYVSESYLEPTNRENLVLPEFFLLDARATFSLGKHSLSLQLNNLLDNQYYSYGESVDYNGALVPGYFVQPPRNFYAILRLRF
- a CDS encoding ATP-binding protein, which codes for MNIKVIITGPESTGKSTLSSQLAEAFGEPWVPEYARDYIEQLYRAYHESDLLKIAKGQVKRENKYAWQAKQLYFCDTSLEVIKIWSEFKFKRCHPWIIEQYQKRKADLYLLCAPDLPWVDDPQRENPNDRDKLFEIYRQELSAESVREIWGVEEKRLQTAAEIIQSLFP